The genomic region GTTTATCAGGTAACTGAAGAGAACTACAATACCTATTTCGATTCAAACGGCAAGTTAAGAGACAATGTTAAGGATGGGGATGTGTTGGTATTCAGCGGCAGCTTTTCACCTAAAGGCAAGATTGTCTTGAACAAGATTGTCAGCCTTATCGGTGACAATGCATTCTTAAGGGATACCACTATCTTTGTAAATACCTCTAACTGTAAGGTACAGGACTTCAATATTATAAACAATGGTACTGATGACAGCAATTGCAACCTTTGGGGAATTTATGTTTATGAAGCCGATAATGAAGTGATTACAGGAAACAATATCACAATATGGGATAAGAATACATCCTATGGAATTTACCTTTGCGACTCCTATAACAATACAGTTGCAAACAATAGCATAAAGTGTCAAGGAGACAATTTGGTATTTGCTCTCTTGACTTATGAGACATATGATACCCTTTTTGAAAACAACACAATATTAGCTATTGGAACAAGTGAATTGTATCCTTATTATGAAACAATTTGTATTGATGGAGTTCGCAGTATTTCAGAGCTTTCCAAGACATATGGTGTGATATTGGACTTCTCAAGCGATAACCAGTTCATTCACAATGACATCGAGGTCACTTCAACTGTAGAAGGTTTCCAAGTGCCTTATAATCCTTCTGTAAACATTCTAATTGGCCTTTACATTTACTATGAGTCCAATAGAAACAATATCAGCGAAAACAATGTTTACATTCATGGACATGATCCATTCCTTTATGGAATGGGTTCATCTGGTGATGATACAAGTAAATCCGTGACTTATGCATGTGAAAACATTTTCGCAAAGAACAACATTACAATAGATGCGGATTACTTTGCTATGGGAATGATCTTAAGGCACAATTCCAAAGACACTGTTGTTGAAGACAACCAATTCAATCTTTATTCCAATAAT from Methanobrevibacter ruminantium harbors:
- a CDS encoding NosD domain-containing protein yields the protein VYQVTEENYNTYFDSNGKLRDNVKDGDVLVFSGSFSPKGKIVLNKIVSLIGDNAFLRDTTIFVNTSNCKVQDFNIINNGTDDSNCNLWGIYVYEADNEVITGNNITIWDKNTSYGIYLCDSYNNTVANNSIKCQGDNLVFALLTYETYDTLFENNTILAIGTSELYPYYETICIDGVRSISELSKTYGVILDFSSDNQFIHNDIEVTSTVEGFQVPYNPSVNILIGLYIYYESNRNNISENNVYIHGHDPFLYGMGSSGDDTSKSVTYACENIFAKNNITIDADYFAMGMILRHNSKDTVVEDNQFNLYSNNYTYGLTLEISQGAKVKDNTLNLTGRAGIYAVELYSAWSNDISYNQIYANGSFSEVGLYGSSGNNITHNTIHSFGDGINDPAQGPEHPDSVTLINTGILLEKGSNGNIISDNTIITDGDNAITIDGSVGNTIANNELSSSKGGGNAAVKDNTGMNHISGNTGSRYGSNSDDSSNGNSGSPIHTNGTSSQSSNSGNSDSNGASSFGNVNSNFNANAQSSANDGAGDSGEAGDGSDIIASELEEVASKSLSGGVFVPVVALLLILVFCFSFLGAKDEDDEEE